One region of Kytococcus sedentarius DSM 20547 genomic DNA includes:
- the tal gene encoding transaldolase, whose protein sequence is MTHTTPEASKVTTLDFPDAPQPVRDLSAQGVSIWLDDLSRPMVREGELQKLLDTRAVVGVTTNPSIFSKALSEAADYDEQVRELAAEGVDVDEAVYRITTTDVAEACDLLRPVYDRTGGQDGRVSIEVDPRMAADTAATVEMAERLWATIDRPNLLIKIPATVEGLPAITQVIAQGISVNVTLIFSLDRYRGVMNAYLTGLEQAREAGRDLSSIHSVASFFVSRVDAEVDKRLTELDDPRAAELKGRAALANARLAYQAYDEVFSTPRWANLSDAGANVQRPLWASTSVKDESLPDTLYVTELVAPNTVNTMPGATLEAVADHAEVTGDTVQGTYEESAEVLNALEALGIRYQEVVEVLEREGVEKFTDAWADLLESVTEQLDAATA, encoded by the coding sequence ATGACGCACACCACCCCCGAGGCCAGCAAGGTCACGACGCTCGACTTCCCGGACGCCCCGCAGCCGGTGCGGGACCTCTCCGCCCAGGGTGTCTCCATCTGGCTCGACGACCTGTCCCGCCCGATGGTCCGCGAGGGCGAGCTGCAGAAGCTGCTCGACACCCGCGCGGTGGTCGGCGTGACCACCAACCCGTCCATCTTCTCCAAGGCCCTCTCCGAGGCCGCCGACTACGACGAGCAGGTGCGCGAGCTCGCCGCCGAGGGCGTGGACGTCGACGAGGCGGTCTACCGCATCACCACCACCGACGTGGCCGAGGCCTGCGACCTGCTGCGCCCGGTGTACGACCGGACCGGCGGTCAGGACGGCCGCGTCTCCATCGAGGTGGACCCGCGCATGGCCGCCGACACCGCCGCGACCGTCGAGATGGCCGAGCGGCTGTGGGCCACCATCGACCGACCCAACCTGCTCATCAAGATCCCGGCCACCGTCGAGGGTCTGCCCGCCATCACCCAGGTGATCGCCCAGGGCATCAGCGTGAACGTGACGTTGATCTTCTCCCTGGACCGCTACCGCGGGGTCATGAACGCCTACCTGACCGGTCTCGAGCAGGCCCGTGAGGCGGGGCGCGACCTCTCCAGCATCCACTCGGTGGCGAGCTTCTTCGTCTCCCGCGTGGACGCCGAGGTGGACAAGCGCCTGACGGAGCTCGACGACCCCCGGGCCGCCGAGCTCAAGGGCCGGGCCGCGCTGGCGAACGCCCGCCTGGCCTACCAGGCCTACGACGAGGTGTTCTCCACCCCGCGCTGGGCCAACCTGTCCGATGCGGGGGCGAACGTCCAGCGTCCGCTCTGGGCCTCCACCTCGGTGAAGGACGAGTCGCTGCCGGACACGCTGTACGTGACCGAGCTGGTGGCCCCGAACACCGTCAACACGATGCCGGGCGCGACGTTGGAGGCCGTCGCCGACCACGCGGAGGTCACCGGCGACACCGTCCAGGGCACCTACGAGGAGTCCGCCGAGGTGCTCAACGCCCTCGAGGCGCTGGGCATCCGCTACCAGGAGGTCGTCGAGGTCCTGGAGCGCGAGGGCGTCGAGAAGTTCACCGACGCGTGGGCGGACCTGCTGGAGTCCGTCACCGAGCAGCTCGACGCCGCCACGGCCTGA
- the tkt gene encoding transketolase, which produces MTESTQPSRDSQLADPIIEKVGWSATDVRAVDTARVLAADAVEKCGSGHPGTAMSLAPVAYLLYQQVMRHDPSDPDWLGRDRFVLSAGHSCLTQYIQLYFSGYGLEMGDLKALRTFESKTPGHPEVHHTTGVEATTGPLGSGLATAVGMAMAQRRQRGMLDPDAAPLTSPFDHHVWVIASDGDIMEGVTSEASSLAGHQELENLTVIYDDNEISIEDDTDISFSEDVAKRYEAYGWNTVTVDWRVSEPYTENVDALYAALEASKQADGKPTLIKLRTIIGWPAPNKRDTGAAHGSALGADEVAATKELLGFDPEVHFPEEDEVLNHVRKVVDRGAAAHAEWDKGYQAWREANPENATLLDRLVAQELPEGFAEAFPTWSADDKPMATRKASGQVLNALAEIMPELWGGSADLAGSNNTTMDNVPSFVPEGKSTNMFSGNKYGRTLHFGIRENAMGMALTGMALEGLTRPYGGTFLTFSDYMRPAVRLAAIQEAPVTYVWTHDSIGLGEDGPTHQPIEHLAALRAIPDLDVVRPADANETAVAWRTILGHVDHPAALALTRQELPHIDREQFASAEGVAQGGYTLADAEGELKVLIVATGSEVQIALEAREQLQSEGIGTRVVSMPCREWFAKQDQAYRDEVIPPSVRARVSVEAAIAMSWWDILGDAGQAVSLEHFGASAPYEVLYEKFGITPEATVAAAKKSLKIVEGQ; this is translated from the coding sequence GTGACCGAGTCCACCCAGCCCTCCCGCGACAGCCAGCTCGCGGACCCCATCATCGAGAAGGTCGGTTGGAGCGCCACCGACGTTCGCGCGGTCGACACCGCCCGCGTCCTCGCGGCCGACGCGGTGGAGAAGTGCGGCAGCGGGCACCCCGGTACCGCCATGTCGCTCGCCCCGGTGGCCTACCTGCTCTACCAGCAGGTGATGCGCCACGACCCGAGTGACCCGGACTGGCTGGGCCGCGACCGCTTCGTGCTCTCGGCGGGCCACTCGTGCCTCACGCAGTACATCCAGCTGTACTTCTCCGGCTACGGCCTGGAGATGGGCGACCTCAAGGCCCTGCGCACCTTCGAGTCCAAGACCCCCGGCCACCCCGAGGTGCACCACACCACCGGCGTCGAGGCCACCACCGGCCCGCTCGGCTCCGGTCTGGCCACCGCGGTGGGCATGGCGATGGCGCAGCGCCGCCAGCGCGGGATGCTCGACCCCGACGCGGCCCCCCTGACCTCTCCCTTCGACCACCACGTGTGGGTCATCGCCTCCGACGGCGACATCATGGAGGGCGTGACCTCCGAGGCCTCCTCGCTGGCCGGTCACCAGGAGCTCGAGAACCTCACGGTGATCTACGACGACAACGAGATCTCCATCGAGGACGACACCGACATCTCGTTCTCGGAGGACGTGGCCAAGCGCTACGAGGCCTACGGCTGGAACACCGTGACGGTCGACTGGCGGGTCAGCGAGCCCTACACCGAGAACGTCGACGCCCTGTACGCGGCCCTGGAGGCCTCGAAGCAGGCCGACGGCAAGCCGACCCTCATCAAGCTGCGGACGATCATCGGCTGGCCGGCGCCGAACAAGCGCGACACCGGTGCGGCCCACGGCTCGGCGCTGGGCGCCGACGAGGTGGCGGCCACCAAGGAGCTGCTCGGCTTCGACCCCGAGGTGCACTTCCCTGAGGAGGACGAGGTCCTGAACCACGTCCGCAAGGTCGTCGACCGCGGCGCGGCGGCCCACGCCGAGTGGGACAAGGGCTACCAGGCCTGGCGCGAGGCCAACCCCGAGAACGCCACGCTGCTGGACCGCCTGGTGGCCCAGGAGCTCCCCGAGGGCTTCGCGGAGGCCTTCCCCACCTGGTCCGCCGACGACAAGCCGATGGCCACCCGCAAGGCCTCCGGCCAGGTGCTCAACGCGCTGGCGGAGATCATGCCCGAGCTCTGGGGCGGCTCGGCCGACCTCGCCGGCTCGAACAACACCACGATGGACAACGTCCCGAGCTTCGTGCCCGAGGGCAAGTCCACGAACATGTTCTCCGGCAACAAGTACGGCCGCACCCTGCACTTCGGCATCCGCGAGAACGCCATGGGCATGGCACTGACCGGCATGGCGCTGGAGGGCTTGACCCGCCCCTACGGCGGCACCTTCCTGACCTTCAGCGACTACATGCGGCCGGCCGTGCGCCTTGCGGCCATCCAGGAGGCCCCGGTCACCTACGTGTGGACGCACGACTCCATCGGCCTGGGTGAGGACGGCCCCACCCACCAGCCGATCGAGCACCTCGCCGCGCTGCGCGCCATCCCCGACCTCGATGTGGTGCGGCCGGCCGACGCGAACGAGACCGCCGTGGCCTGGCGCACCATCCTGGGCCACGTGGACCACCCGGCGGCGCTGGCGCTGACGCGCCAGGAGCTCCCCCACATCGACCGGGAGCAGTTCGCCTCCGCCGAGGGGGTCGCGCAGGGCGGCTACACGCTCGCCGACGCCGAGGGCGAGCTGAAGGTCCTCATCGTCGCGACCGGCTCCGAGGTGCAGATCGCCCTGGAGGCCCGCGAGCAGCTGCAGTCCGAGGGCATCGGCACCCGAGTGGTCTCCATGCCCTGCCGTGAGTGGTTCGCGAAGCAGGACCAGGCCTACCGCGACGAGGTCATCCCCCCGAGCGTCCGCGCCCGCGTCTCGGTCGAGGCGGCCATCGCGATGTCCTGGTGGGACATCCTCGGCGACGCCGGTCAGGCCGTCTCGCTGGAGCACTTCGGTGCTTCCGCGCCGTACGAGGTGCTCTACGAGAAGTTCGGCATCACCCCCGAGGCCACGGTGGCCGCGGCCAAGAAGTCCCTGAAGATCGTGGAAGGACAGTGA
- a CDS encoding heme o synthase, whose translation MTASRVTPADTDRWSTVRAYISLCKPRIIELLLITTFPVMFLAERGVPSWWLVIATLVGGTLSASSANVLNCYLDRDIDAKMHRTSNRPLVTGQVSPRAALVFGTVLGVASVLWLGLLVNWLSAALSFGAIVLYAWFYTIVLKRRTSQNIVWGGLAGCIPVLIGWSAVTNSLDWPALVLFVFVFFWTPPHYWPLSMKFREDYANAGVPMLPVLENNIAVGRKIVLYAWATFLTSLVLIPVGPMGWIYTVVAVLSGGLFVMESHTLLRGARAGLSEAEIKPMRLFHYSISYVSVLFMAVAIDPLLYWALPGLG comes from the coding sequence GTGACGGCCAGTCGCGTCACCCCCGCGGACACCGACCGGTGGTCCACCGTGCGGGCGTACATCTCCCTGTGCAAGCCGCGCATCATCGAGCTGTTGCTCATCACCACCTTCCCGGTGATGTTCCTGGCCGAGCGCGGTGTGCCCAGCTGGTGGCTGGTGATCGCCACGCTCGTCGGCGGGACCCTCTCGGCCTCGAGCGCGAACGTCCTGAACTGCTACCTGGACCGCGACATCGACGCGAAGATGCACCGCACCAGCAACCGGCCGCTGGTCACCGGGCAGGTCTCGCCGCGGGCGGCGCTGGTCTTCGGCACCGTGCTGGGTGTGGCCTCGGTGCTCTGGCTGGGCCTGCTGGTCAACTGGCTCTCGGCCGCGCTGTCCTTCGGGGCGATCGTGCTCTACGCGTGGTTCTACACGATCGTGCTGAAGCGGCGCACCAGCCAGAACATCGTCTGGGGCGGGCTCGCGGGCTGCATCCCGGTGCTCATCGGCTGGTCGGCGGTCACGAACTCGCTGGACTGGCCGGCGCTGGTGCTCTTCGTCTTCGTCTTCTTCTGGACGCCGCCGCACTACTGGCCGCTGTCCATGAAGTTCCGGGAGGACTACGCCAACGCCGGGGTGCCGATGCTCCCGGTGCTGGAGAACAACATCGCCGTGGGGCGCAAGATCGTCCTCTACGCCTGGGCGACCTTCCTGACCTCCCTGGTGCTCATCCCGGTGGGCCCGATGGGGTGGATCTACACGGTGGTGGCGGTTCTCTCCGGTGGGCTGTTCGTCATGGAGTCGCACACCCTGCTGCGCGGCGCCCGGGCGGGGCTGTCCGAGGCCGAGATCAAGCCGATGCGGCTCTTCCACTACTCGATCAGCTACGTCTCGGTGCTCTTCATGGCCGTGGCGATCGACCCGCTGCTGTACTGGGCGCTCCCCGGCCTGGGCTGA
- a CDS encoding ATP-binding cassette domain-containing protein — MTELEVERATIHYGKRTAVEEVSWRRGYGLHGLLGANGAGKTSLMRAVVTLQPLDGGSIMLGGAPVRQVRERVGFLPQDNLRRSRFTVREHLAYMCWLKRLDDQATTSEVDRLLRLVDLETRADDRIRALSGGMRRRVGVASALVASPELIVLDEPTAGLDMAQRDSLNELLHQVSQNAIVVISTHIVEDVLDHADTITVMNQGSFVFDGTFDRFSPTRELSTVRAAYLELVAQ, encoded by the coding sequence GTGACTGAGCTCGAGGTGGAACGGGCCACGATTCACTATGGCAAGCGGACCGCCGTCGAGGAGGTCTCGTGGCGGCGAGGCTACGGCCTGCATGGGCTGCTCGGGGCAAACGGCGCCGGCAAGACGTCCCTGATGCGTGCCGTCGTGACCTTGCAGCCCCTCGATGGGGGCAGCATCATGCTGGGTGGTGCACCGGTTCGTCAGGTTCGGGAGCGCGTGGGCTTCCTGCCGCAGGACAACCTTCGCCGATCGCGGTTCACGGTGCGAGAGCACTTGGCCTACATGTGTTGGCTCAAGCGTTTGGACGATCAGGCCACCACCTCGGAGGTCGACCGTCTGTTGAGACTCGTGGACCTCGAGACGCGTGCCGACGATCGCATCAGGGCACTGTCAGGGGGGATGCGTCGAAGAGTCGGGGTCGCCTCGGCGCTGGTCGCCAGTCCCGAGCTCATCGTGCTCGACGAGCCAACAGCCGGCCTCGACATGGCGCAGCGGGACTCTCTCAACGAGCTGCTGCACCAGGTCTCGCAAAATGCGATCGTCGTCATCTCGACACACATCGTCGAGGACGTCCTCGACCACGCGGACACCATCACAGTCATGAACCAGGGCTCGTTCGTCTTCGACGGGACATTCGACAGGTTCAGCCCCACCCGGGAGCTCTCGACTGTGCGCGCCGCCTACCTCGAACTGGTTGCGCAGTGA
- a CDS encoding transposase produces MNLADAAVVVDAFHVGKLATACVDDVRRRVQLDTTGRRGHKDDPLYGIRTLLGGARDGLSEAEIKPMRLFHYSISHVSVLFMAVAIDPIFHWSLPGLG; encoded by the coding sequence ATGAACCTCGCAGATGCGGCCGTGGTCGTGGATGCCTTCCACGTGGGGAAGCTCGCTACCGCGTGCGTGGACGATGTCCGTCGCCGGGTCCAGCTGGACACCACCGGCCGCCGCGGCCACAAGGACGACCCGTTGTACGGGATCAGGACCCTGCTGGGCGGTGCGCGGGACGGTCTCAGCGAGGCCGAGATCAAGCCGATGCGGCTCTTCCACTACTCGATCAGCCACGTGTCGGTGCTGTTCATGGCCGTGGCGATCGACCCAATCTTCCACTGGTCGCTGCCCGGCCTGGGCTGA
- a CDS encoding COX15/CtaA family protein: MSTPSTTSSRPAPASPPSSGGGLPSRLWSWLGTMVRPLLWLNLAVEIGIVLTGGLVRLTASGLGCPRWPECHEGSITPVVTPADGWHPYIEFGNRTLTGLVGIVALLTVLAVIGRGGRRQSRILPWTWIVLAGVVVQAVLGGITVLTSLHPVTVSAHLLVSMVLISAAAAALWFDRDVDEVTPEPLPRPVNVVAFLTAGLGFVVMLLGTFVTGSGPHSGDADEPARYGFDVKTMSWLHADSVMLFCGLLAAMLLALHLLPQVSQRTRRVWWALLGVTVLQGLIGYVQYALAVPATLVWLHMLGASLMAWILTWAVLSVRR; encoded by the coding sequence GTGAGCACCCCCTCCACCACTTCCTCCCGTCCCGCCCCGGCCTCTCCCCCGTCCTCCGGCGGAGGTCTCCCCAGCCGGCTCTGGAGCTGGCTCGGCACGATGGTGCGGCCCCTGCTCTGGCTGAACCTCGCCGTGGAGATCGGCATCGTCCTGACCGGCGGCCTGGTGCGCCTGACCGCCAGCGGCCTGGGCTGCCCGCGGTGGCCCGAGTGCCACGAGGGCTCGATCACGCCCGTGGTGACGCCGGCCGACGGGTGGCACCCCTACATCGAGTTCGGCAACCGCACCCTGACCGGGCTGGTGGGGATCGTCGCTCTGCTCACGGTCCTGGCGGTCATCGGCCGGGGCGGGCGCCGCCAGTCGCGCATCCTGCCGTGGACATGGATCGTACTGGCCGGTGTCGTCGTGCAGGCGGTCCTCGGCGGGATCACGGTGCTCACCAGCCTCCACCCGGTCACCGTGAGCGCCCACCTGCTGGTGTCGATGGTGCTCATCTCGGCGGCCGCGGCGGCCCTGTGGTTCGACCGCGATGTCGACGAGGTCACCCCCGAGCCGCTCCCCCGCCCGGTGAACGTCGTGGCCTTCCTGACCGCCGGGCTGGGGTTCGTCGTGATGCTGCTGGGCACCTTCGTGACCGGCTCCGGCCCCCACTCCGGCGACGCCGACGAACCGGCCCGCTATGGCTTCGACGTGAAGACCATGTCCTGGCTGCACGCCGACTCGGTGATGCTCTTCTGCGGCCTGCTGGCCGCGATGCTCCTGGCCCTGCACCTGCTGCCGCAGGTCAGCCAGCGCACCCGTCGGGTGTGGTGGGCGCTGCTGGGGGTGACCGTGCTGCAGGGCCTCATCGGCTACGTCCAGTACGCCCTGGCCGTCCCGGCGACCCTGGTCTGGCTGCACATGCTCGGCGCCAGCCTCATGGCGTGGATCCTCACCTGGGCGGTGCTCTCCGTCCGCCGGTGA
- a CDS encoding ABC transporter permease: MSTSPTQRVLAQGRYETGVLLRNGEQLLVSLALPLLALLALAFTTYPSLGEGERIDLAVPGVLALAIMSTAFTGQAISLAFDRRYGVLRLFGTTPLGTSGLVAGRVLAVLAVITLQVVVLGAVGLLLGWRPELVGMAPALAVGVLGAAAFVVLAVLVGGRLRAEAVLAVANLLWVVFLALGSLLPSERFGEPWAQLVRLTPSGALGDGLRAALAHGQWDLGALAVLAAWAVLGGLLATRVFRWSD; this comes from the coding sequence GTGAGCACCTCCCCCACCCAGCGCGTGCTGGCCCAGGGCCGCTACGAGACCGGAGTGCTGCTCCGCAACGGCGAGCAGCTGCTCGTCTCGCTCGCCCTGCCCCTGCTCGCCCTGCTGGCCCTGGCCTTCACGACCTACCCGTCGCTCGGCGAGGGCGAGCGGATCGACCTGGCCGTTCCGGGCGTCCTCGCCCTGGCCATCATGTCCACGGCCTTCACCGGTCAGGCGATCTCATTGGCCTTCGACCGCCGCTACGGGGTGCTGCGTCTCTTCGGCACGACCCCTTTGGGCACCAGTGGCCTCGTCGCCGGCCGGGTGCTGGCCGTGCTGGCCGTGATCACCCTGCAGGTGGTGGTGCTCGGCGCGGTGGGCCTGCTGCTGGGCTGGCGGCCGGAGCTCGTCGGCATGGCGCCGGCGCTGGCGGTGGGGGTCCTGGGCGCCGCTGCGTTCGTGGTGCTGGCCGTCCTCGTGGGCGGTCGGCTGCGGGCCGAGGCGGTGCTGGCGGTGGCCAACCTGCTGTGGGTGGTCTTCCTCGCCCTGGGCAGCCTGTTGCCCAGCGAGCGGTTCGGTGAGCCCTGGGCGCAGCTGGTGCGGCTCACCCCATCGGGCGCCCTGGGTGACGGCCTGCGGGCGGCGCTGGCCCACGGGCAGTGGGACCTCGGCGCCCTGGCGGTGCTGGCCGCGTGGGCGGTACTCGGCGGCCTTCTGGCCACGCGCGTCTTCCGCTGGTCGGACTGA
- a CDS encoding ABC transporter ATP-binding protein — translation MSTPSSPAVRFDDVRLLRGDVRALDGLTFHAPAGAVTCVLGRNGAGKSTMVEASMGLLPAASGSVRVLGAEPWRSTAAHRARVSVALQDGGLPTGVRPSVLLAHLSRLYPNPRPWRDLWKRLGIQAYDRRIIRRLSGGQRQRVALAAALVARPEVTFLDEPTAGLDPHSRLDVWEVVRRIAQEGTAVVVTTHNFEEAERLADHVVVIDDGRCLAQGTPAEVAAGTTLEERFFSLTGREGVR, via the coding sequence GTGTCCACCCCCTCCTCCCCCGCGGTCCGCTTCGACGACGTGCGCCTGCTGCGCGGCGACGTCCGGGCACTGGACGGGCTGACCTTCCACGCGCCCGCCGGCGCGGTCACCTGCGTGCTCGGGCGCAACGGCGCGGGCAAGTCCACGATGGTGGAGGCGTCGATGGGGCTGCTGCCGGCCGCCTCCGGGAGCGTCCGGGTGCTCGGTGCCGAGCCGTGGCGGTCGACCGCCGCCCACCGGGCACGGGTCTCGGTGGCCCTGCAGGACGGAGGACTGCCCACCGGCGTGCGCCCCTCGGTCCTGCTGGCCCACCTCTCGCGGCTCTACCCGAACCCGCGGCCGTGGCGGGACCTGTGGAAGCGCCTCGGGATCCAGGCCTACGACCGCCGCATCATCCGCCGCCTCTCCGGCGGCCAGAGGCAGCGCGTCGCGCTGGCCGCCGCACTGGTGGCCCGTCCCGAGGTCACGTTCCTGGACGAGCCGACGGCCGGCCTCGACCCCCACAGCCGCTTGGACGTCTGGGAAGTCGTGCGCCGCATCGCGCAGGAGGGCACGGCCGTGGTGGTGACCACCCACAACTTCGAGGAGGCCGAGCGCCTGGCCGACCACGTCGTCGTCATCGACGACGGCCGCTGCCTGGCCCAGGGAACCCCCGCCGAGGTCGCCGCGGGAACCACTCTGGAGGAGCGCTTCTTCTCCCTCACCGGCCGGGAGGGGGTCCGGTGA
- a CDS encoding helix-turn-helix transcriptional regulator, translated as MSEQARTTRDRVRSAVSQDGPITARELSEQLDLTPAAVRRHLDALAAEGTITEHEPTVTAGHRGRGRPARAWVLSDEGQATLPTAYDAVALEVLTFLEQTQGPQAVEQYARDRARRLVSQYAEQVERAGDDPLDRAAALSSALRQDGFASSVREVPQVRGLQLCQGHCPVQNVAEAFPTLCEAEADAFSELLGVHVQRLQTLPAGGHVCTTFVPAATVTDRPQVSDTTTHPTTEERSR; from the coding sequence ATGAGCGAGCAGGCGAGGACCACCCGGGACCGGGTCCGCTCTGCCGTCTCGCAGGACGGTCCCATCACCGCCCGGGAGCTCTCGGAGCAGCTGGACCTGACCCCGGCAGCGGTGCGCCGTCACCTGGACGCCCTGGCCGCCGAGGGCACGATCACCGAGCACGAGCCCACCGTCACCGCGGGCCACCGCGGGCGGGGCCGCCCCGCCCGGGCCTGGGTCCTGTCCGACGAGGGACAGGCCACCCTGCCGACCGCCTACGATGCGGTCGCGCTGGAGGTCCTCACCTTCCTGGAGCAGACCCAGGGGCCGCAGGCGGTGGAGCAGTACGCCCGGGACCGGGCCCGCCGCCTGGTCAGCCAGTACGCCGAGCAGGTGGAGCGCGCCGGAGACGACCCCCTGGACCGTGCGGCCGCCCTCTCGTCGGCGCTGCGCCAAGACGGGTTCGCCTCGTCCGTGCGCGAGGTGCCGCAGGTGCGAGGCCTGCAGCTCTGCCAGGGGCACTGCCCCGTGCAAAACGTGGCCGAGGCATTCCCCACGCTGTGCGAGGCGGAGGCCGACGCCTTCTCCGAGCTGCTGGGCGTGCACGTCCAGCGCCTGCAGACCCTGCCGGCCGGCGGGCACGTCTGCACCACCTTCGTCCCTGCGGCCACGGTCACCGACCGCCCGCAGGTGTCCGACACGACCACCCACCCCACCACCGAGGAGAGGTCACGATGA
- the sufB gene encoding Fe-S cluster assembly protein SufB, translated as MTTTANGTPSGASHIEELNPGLKDLGRYEYGWHDSDDAGATAQRGLSEAVVEDITTRKGEPEWMRTMRLKALKLFDRKPMPHWGSDLSDIDFQNIKYFVKSTEKQATSWDELPQDIKDTYDKLGIPEAEKQRLIAGVAAQYESEVVYHQIREDLEEKGVIFVDTDTALREHEDLFREHFGSVIPSGDNKFSALNTAVWSGGSFIYVPPGVHVDIPLQAYFRINTENMGQFERTLIIADEGSSVHYVEGCTAPIYQSDSLHSAVVEIIVKKNAKVRYTTIQNWSNNVYNLVTKRATCAEGATMEWIDGNIGSKVTMKYPAVFLMGEHANGETLSVAFAGEGQHQDAGAKMVHNAPHTTSSIVSKSVARGGGRTSYRGLVQVAEGAYGSRSSVVCDALLVDQISRSDTYPYVDIREDDVQMGHEATVSKVSEDQMFYLMSRGVSETEAMAMIVRGFVEPIARELPMEYALELNRLIELQMEGAVG; from the coding sequence ATGACCACGACGGCCAATGGCACCCCCAGCGGCGCCTCCCACATCGAGGAGCTGAACCCGGGCCTCAAGGACCTGGGCCGCTACGAGTACGGATGGCACGACAGCGACGACGCCGGAGCGACCGCCCAGCGCGGCCTGTCCGAGGCCGTGGTGGAGGACATCACCACCCGCAAGGGCGAGCCGGAGTGGATGCGCACCATGCGCCTCAAGGCCCTCAAGCTGTTCGACCGCAAGCCGATGCCCCACTGGGGCTCGGACCTCTCGGACATCGACTTCCAGAACATCAAGTACTTCGTGAAGTCCACCGAGAAGCAGGCCACCAGCTGGGACGAGCTGCCCCAGGACATCAAGGACACCTACGACAAGCTGGGTATCCCCGAGGCCGAGAAGCAGCGCCTCATCGCCGGGGTCGCGGCCCAGTACGAGTCCGAGGTGGTCTACCACCAGATCCGTGAGGACCTGGAGGAGAAGGGCGTCATCTTCGTCGACACCGACACCGCCCTGCGCGAGCACGAGGACCTGTTCCGCGAGCACTTCGGCAGCGTCATCCCCTCCGGTGACAACAAGTTCTCCGCACTGAACACCGCGGTGTGGTCCGGTGGCTCCTTCATCTACGTGCCGCCGGGCGTCCACGTGGACATCCCGCTGCAGGCCTACTTCCGCATCAACACCGAGAACATGGGCCAGTTCGAGCGCACCCTCATCATCGCCGACGAGGGCTCCTCGGTGCACTACGTCGAGGGCTGCACCGCGCCGATCTACCAGTCGGACTCGCTGCACAGCGCCGTCGTGGAGATCATCGTCAAGAAGAACGCCAAGGTGCGCTACACGACCATCCAGAACTGGTCGAACAACGTGTACAACCTGGTCACCAAGCGCGCGACCTGCGCCGAGGGCGCCACCATGGAGTGGATCGACGGCAACATCGGCTCCAAGGTGACGATGAAGTACCCGGCCGTCTTCCTGATGGGGGAGCACGCCAACGGCGAGACCCTCTCGGTCGCCTTCGCCGGGGAGGGCCAGCACCAGGACGCCGGCGCCAAGATGGTGCACAACGCCCCGCACACCACCAGCTCCATCGTGAGCAAGTCGGTGGCCCGTGGTGGCGGCCGCACCTCCTACCGCGGCCTGGTGCAGGTCGCCGAGGGCGCGTACGGCTCGAGGTCGTCGGTGGTCTGCGACGCCCTGTTGGTGGACCAGATCTCCCGCAGCGACACCTACCCCTACGTCGACATCCGCGAGGACGACGTGCAGATGGGGCACGAGGCCACGGTCTCCAAGGTGTCCGAGGACCAGATGTTCTACCTGATGTCCCGCGGTGTCTCCGAGACCGAGGCCATGGCCATGATCGTGCGCGGGTTCGTCGAGCCCATCGCCCGTGAGCTGCCGATGGAGTACGCCCTGGAACTGAACCGCCTGATCGAGCTGCAGATGGAAGGAGCCGTCGGCTGA